A genomic segment from Etheostoma spectabile isolate EspeVRDwgs_2016 chromosome 11, UIUC_Espe_1.0, whole genome shotgun sequence encodes:
- the LOC116698279 gene encoding uncharacterized protein LOC116698279 produces the protein MEVIEAVKETAGFDKEKNCYKTPSLALKIGHSLLKVSDIIHCHALMAGDDNLIKSSKAFQKLYTAKWSEYISHCALSTISDLKYNKTAKLPLTDDVTKFNKHLDKTVESATAALKKETTVQNYSSLAKAALTKIVLFNRRRVGEVSKMKLRHFLERNKETNTLDELGLSECEKKLCNYFERVELKGKRDRKVAVLLTPKMVNGLNIMIEKRKECGVPDQNEYLFAVPNCLTYYRGHQCLRQLADECGAKRPEYLRSTQLRKDIATTSQILNLKSNELDQLADFMGHDISVHRQFYRLSEPTIQSAKISKLLLALEKGKMHELKGKSLDEIEDVTDDDDESEEEQTFTTNIHNKAEVDCPRELNDMDTPDADGLPPVHNVRKDKTRRPWTKAEEKAVLRHFKSHIIKGHLASKKECVVCKECEQPALKNRTCQNIRDFVRNKGLTFKRQNRHPH, from the exons ATGGAAGTAATTGAAGCAGTAAAAGAAACAGCAGGATTTGATAAAGAAAAGAACTGTTACAAAACTCCAAGCCTTGCACTTAAAATTGGACACTCACTGTTGAAAGTGAGTGACATCATTCATTGTCATGCTCTTATGGCTGGAGATGACAACTTGATTAAATCCTCAAAGGCGTTTCAGAAGCTTTATACTGCAAAGTGGTCGGAGTACATATCCCACTGTGCCTTAAGCACCATTAGTGACCTGAAATATAACAAAACAGCCAAATTACCGCTCACTGATGATGTAACGAAATTTAACAAGCATCTTGACAAAACTGTTGAATCAGCAACTGCTGCATTAAAGAAGGAGACAACAGTGCAGAACTACTCCAGCCTTGCAAAAGCCGCATTGACCAAGATTGTCCTTTTCAATAGAAGACGTGTTGGGGAGGTCTCAAAGATGAAACTGAGACACTTTctggaaagaaacaaagaaacaaacacccTTGATGAATTGGGGCTGTCAGAGTGTGAAAAGAAactctgcaactattttgagcgtgttgaactAAAAGGAAAAAGGGATAGAAAGGTAGCAGTGCTGCTGACACCTAAGATGGTAAATGGACTCAACATTATGattgagaagaggaaagaatGTGGTGTCCCAGACCAAAATGAATACTTGTTTGCTGTACCAAATTGTCTGACTTACTACAGAGGACATCAGTGTCTCAGACAGCTCGCAGATGAGTGTGGTGCCAAGAGGCCAGAGTATCTACGATCAACTCAACTGCGCAAAGACATAGCGACCACATCACAAATCCTGAACTTGAAGAGCAATGAACTAGATCAGCTTGCTGATTTTATGGGGCACGATATATCAGTACATAGACAGTTCTACCGTCTGTCAGAGCCTACCATACAGAGTGCCAAAATTTCCAAGTTGCTCCTTGCACTGGAAAAGGGAAAGATGCATGAGCTTAAAGGAAAATCTCTTGACGAAATTGAAG ATGtcacagatgatgatgatgagagtgAGGAGGAACAAACATTCACAACAAACATTCACAACAAAGCAGAGGTAGATTGTCCTCGTGAACTGAACG ACATGGACACTCCTGATGCAGATGGACTCCCTCCTGTACATAATG taCGCAAAGACAAGACACGAAGACCATGGaccaaagcagaagaaaaagctGTGCTGAGACATTTCAAGTCTCACATAATTAAAGGTCATTTAGCATCAAAGAAGGAGTGTGTGGTTTGCAAAGAATGTGAACAGCCAGCACTGAAAAATAGAACATGCCAAAACATTAGAGACTTTGTGAGAAACAAGGGGCTGACTTTTAAGCGCCAAAACCGCCACCCACACTAA